One segment of Rhodopirellula baltica SH 1 DNA contains the following:
- a CDS encoding NRDE family protein: MCLLAVQYRLVPESPILVAANREEYVDRPSQTPSIQSGKPRVLCGIDQKAGGTWLGVNQNGLFVGLTNRATATPLFGQRSRGQLAMDLLRCTSSRRALEKAHAEFAKNRYEGCNIILADAKAGFAIHADERQEVVELQEGLNIIGARNLNDPDDGRVQLARRLLTLQTLDSPVKFLAVASKVFARSPVGQGRPSMVIRNGDYATVSSTLIALGVKPRDAIYQFSSGAPDESKYEDYSPMLRDILSRGLREARTKAKVGS, from the coding sequence ATGTGCTTGCTTGCTGTTCAGTACCGTTTGGTTCCCGAAAGTCCCATCCTCGTTGCGGCCAACCGCGAAGAGTATGTTGACCGACCGAGCCAAACGCCGTCCATTCAATCCGGTAAACCACGCGTGTTGTGTGGAATCGACCAAAAGGCCGGTGGAACTTGGTTGGGGGTAAACCAAAACGGTTTGTTTGTTGGTTTAACCAATCGTGCCACCGCGACTCCTTTGTTCGGACAACGGTCTCGTGGCCAATTGGCGATGGATTTATTGCGTTGCACTTCTTCACGTCGTGCACTCGAAAAAGCCCACGCTGAGTTCGCCAAAAATCGTTACGAAGGTTGCAACATCATCTTGGCAGATGCCAAGGCTGGTTTTGCAATTCATGCTGACGAGCGACAAGAAGTCGTCGAGTTGCAAGAAGGCCTGAACATCATCGGGGCTCGCAACTTGAACGACCCGGACGACGGACGCGTTCAGTTGGCTCGCCGCCTGTTAACCCTTCAGACGCTGGACTCGCCAGTGAAGTTCCTGGCCGTGGCCAGCAAAGTGTTCGCACGTTCGCCGGTCGGCCAAGGTCGACCAAGCATGGTCATTCGCAACGGTGACTACGCGACCGTCAGCAGCACGCTGATTGCGTTGGGCGTCAAGCCACGCGATGCGATTTACCAGTTCAGCAGCGGTGCTCCGGACGAGAGCAAGTACGAAGACTACTCACCAATGTTGCGAGACATCCTCAGTCGCGGTCTACGAGAAGCTCGCACCAAAGCCAAGGTCGGCTCCTGA
- a CDS encoding CAP domain-containing protein → MSRLIEASRLPELNSLVELIQGFVPRLFVPHLPALIAIGGITCGSVLVTPTESQAANGRGVQVTTIPTGSGCTNCGQNRNVVTRAPVSSRTVSVGTPVQHGQVIHGDAVVQSTPVFHGNQVIHNGGVVHSGQIVHSGRVVHQASKPTVLPASHSVSGSHLLGGAVSNVLTTLNAQRSRQGLRGLAYDPQLQAVAERRAQLMASTGLKTHPSGSFAPGRYEGVGWSSSHTPAGVSACYTSDPNMRVAGAAMARGRDGVYFCVVYR, encoded by the coding sequence ATGTCTCGATTGATTGAAGCTTCCCGTCTGCCCGAACTGAATTCGTTGGTCGAACTCATCCAAGGCTTTGTGCCTCGACTGTTCGTGCCTCATCTGCCCGCCTTGATTGCGATTGGTGGAATCACTTGTGGCTCAGTGTTGGTCACGCCAACTGAATCACAGGCGGCCAATGGCAGAGGCGTTCAGGTGACAACGATCCCGACGGGATCTGGTTGCACCAATTGTGGCCAAAACCGCAACGTGGTGACTCGTGCGCCAGTTTCCAGCCGAACCGTTTCAGTCGGAACTCCGGTGCAGCACGGCCAGGTCATTCATGGCGATGCTGTTGTTCAGAGCACCCCGGTTTTTCACGGCAACCAAGTCATTCACAACGGCGGAGTCGTTCACTCGGGCCAGATCGTTCACTCGGGCCGAGTCGTTCATCAAGCGAGCAAGCCGACGGTGTTGCCGGCATCGCATTCGGTGTCCGGTTCACATCTGCTGGGCGGTGCCGTTTCGAATGTCTTGACGACTTTGAACGCACAACGGTCTCGACAGGGACTACGTGGTCTTGCGTATGATCCGCAGTTGCAAGCGGTCGCGGAACGGCGTGCTCAATTGATGGCGTCGACGGGTTTGAAAACTCATCCATCAGGATCGTTTGCCCCCGGACGCTATGAGGGCGTCGGATGGAGCAGTTCCCACACGCCCGCCGGAGTTTCGGCTTGTTACACCAGCGATCCCAACATGCGAGTTGCAGGAGCCGCGATGGCGCGCGGTCGCGATGGCGTCTACTTCTGCGTCGTGTATCGCTGA
- a CDS encoding DUF1559 domain-containing protein: protein MLIHKRGHLFPPHQKGKRSVSFSGFTLVELLVVIAIIGVLVGLLLPAVQSAREAARRMSCSNNFKQIGLGVHNYHAAYNQFPMHGTGATNETNDLWSLADDHGTAPAPPIGFSRHMLSYMVGILPFIEQQGMWEHISNPLTDEANRTWPAMGPAPYAVRYLPWRTDVPTYRCPSDPGRGLPTVGRSNYAACTGDATSRTQIGGSRFNGAQGRWRYQDENWLIRQCRANLRGVFVPRGNTRFRDILDGTSNTIMCGEIVTDLGDRDIRSAASLNNGGHGGQWGNGIMGNPKTCEDNALIDPARPSFWLASTTVSGGATTRGGRWADFRPLYSQFLCILPPNSEVCLGGNHGTEGITTASSRHQGGVHVLMADGAVKFITDSIEAGNSRAETIWHRNATQESSNPPGAASPYGLWGSLGTRAAREVIDEEF from the coding sequence ATGTTGATTCACAAACGCGGGCATCTGTTTCCGCCGCATCAGAAAGGCAAGCGAAGCGTCTCCTTCAGTGGCTTCACGCTGGTTGAGTTGTTGGTCGTCATCGCCATCATTGGCGTCTTGGTTGGGCTCTTGTTGCCGGCCGTGCAGTCGGCACGCGAAGCTGCTCGGCGAATGAGTTGCAGCAATAATTTCAAGCAAATTGGCTTGGGCGTTCACAACTATCACGCGGCTTACAACCAGTTTCCGATGCATGGCACCGGAGCGACGAATGAAACGAATGATTTGTGGTCTTTGGCCGATGACCATGGAACCGCTCCGGCTCCGCCCATCGGATTCAGCCGCCACATGCTCAGCTACATGGTCGGGATTCTGCCATTCATTGAACAGCAAGGCATGTGGGAACACATTTCAAACCCGCTGACCGACGAAGCCAATCGGACTTGGCCCGCCATGGGACCAGCACCTTACGCGGTTCGTTATTTGCCATGGCGGACCGATGTTCCGACCTATCGATGCCCCAGCGACCCGGGACGTGGACTGCCGACGGTCGGGCGAAGCAACTACGCCGCCTGCACTGGCGACGCGACCAGCCGAACCCAAATCGGTGGTTCGCGGTTCAATGGTGCTCAAGGTCGTTGGCGGTACCAAGATGAAAATTGGTTGATTCGGCAGTGCCGAGCCAACCTTCGCGGCGTCTTTGTGCCTCGTGGGAACACTCGATTCCGAGACATCCTGGACGGGACATCGAACACGATCATGTGTGGCGAAATCGTGACGGACTTGGGTGACCGAGACATCCGCTCCGCCGCTTCGCTTAACAACGGAGGCCACGGCGGCCAGTGGGGAAATGGCATCATGGGAAATCCCAAGACCTGCGAAGACAACGCCTTGATCGATCCGGCTCGTCCGAGTTTCTGGTTGGCCAGCACGACGGTCAGCGGTGGTGCCACGACACGTGGCGGACGATGGGCTGACTTTCGTCCGCTCTACTCGCAGTTCCTTTGCATCCTTCCACCCAATAGCGAAGTTTGTTTGGGCGGGAATCATGGCACGGAAGGCATCACAACCGCCAGCAGTCGGCACCAAGGCGGTGTGCACGTGTTGATGGCTGATGGTGCGGTGAAATTCATCACCGACTCGATCGAGGCCGGGAACAGCCGGGCGGAAACGATTTGGCATCGCAACGCTACTCAGGAAAGCAGCAACCCACCTGGCGCAGCCAGCCCGTATGGATTGTGGGGGTCCTTGGGGACTCGCGCCGCACGCGAGGTGATTGACGAAGAGTTCTGA
- a CDS encoding sugar phosphate isomerase/epimerase family protein gives MKYGMNLLLWSGEVTEEMLPVCEQLKGIGYDSVELPMFNLDLDYAKIGKRLDEIGLGRTAVTIRGEEDNPISCDAAVRAKGVELNKKTLDCCAAAGVEILVGPYHSAIGLFSGAGPTEDEWKWGVESMRATAEYAETVGVKLGVEALNRFECYLLNCHADSARFARDVDHPSCGMMYDTFHSNIEEKSITEAIQAGGDKLFHIHISENDRSTPGKGGVNWKENFDAIVKSGYDGYLTIEAFGLALPEIAAATKIWRKMFSDELTLAKEGLEFMKAELAARNA, from the coding sequence ATGAAGTACGGCATGAACCTGCTGTTGTGGTCCGGCGAAGTCACCGAGGAAATGCTGCCCGTTTGTGAGCAGCTCAAAGGAATCGGATACGACAGCGTCGAATTGCCAATGTTCAATCTCGATTTGGACTACGCCAAGATTGGCAAGCGTCTCGATGAGATCGGATTGGGGCGAACCGCTGTCACGATTCGTGGCGAAGAAGACAACCCGATTTCGTGCGACGCCGCGGTGCGAGCCAAGGGCGTCGAGTTGAACAAGAAGACGTTGGATTGCTGTGCGGCGGCTGGCGTTGAGATTCTGGTCGGCCCTTATCACTCGGCAATCGGATTGTTCAGCGGTGCCGGACCCACCGAAGATGAATGGAAGTGGGGCGTTGAATCGATGCGAGCAACCGCCGAATACGCCGAGACCGTTGGCGTGAAATTGGGCGTCGAAGCTCTGAACCGTTTTGAATGCTACTTGCTGAACTGCCACGCCGACTCGGCCCGCTTTGCTCGCGACGTGGATCACCCATCCTGTGGAATGATGTACGACACTTTCCACAGCAACATCGAAGAGAAGTCGATCACCGAAGCGATCCAGGCCGGCGGTGACAAATTGTTCCACATTCACATCAGCGAAAACGATCGCAGCACGCCGGGCAAAGGTGGCGTGAACTGGAAAGAGAACTTCGACGCGATTGTGAAGTCGGGCTATGACGGCTACCTGACCATCGAAGCCTTCGGGCTGGCTCTGCCGGAAATCGCCGCAGCGACCAAGATTTGGCGGAAGATGTTCTCCGACGAGCTGACACTCGCCAAAGAGGGCCTCGAGTTCATGAAAGCTGAATTGGCCGCACGGAACGCCTGA
- a CDS encoding DEAD/DEAH box helicase gives MWFRKSSPVSADPLSPSSSTPSSATSGNLSDDVTQSNVASPTQTRPSASSQRPAMTCQVDEVNSWDCATAFELETSEWTLPALQPMRVPIKLPPLVAKTTGFLFPESASWIPKPTEKPTDAVAGSIGPEGSGKSEAEQGSKKRCKSIGKRSRIKPPNDIVKLQDRLYYLLQPPLDLLVGSGQLNFPFEPFPYQLDGIAFLFPRYACVLADEMGLGKTMQAISTMRMLLCSGELRSVLLVCPKPLVSNWLREFSVWAPEIPVVAIEGNAAKREFQWREPNVPVKIANYELLMRDKDIVLEGGLHFDLVALDEAQRIKNSNNTTSEIIRAIPRTRSWALTGTPVENSPDDLVGIFDFLSPGYLQTGMPMSQMAGMAGDYILRRTKDMVLDDMPPKLYRDADVDLTPEQWARYETAEKEGVVHLEELEESLTVQHVFELVLRLKQICNFDPVTNSSAKLQRLEADMEEVAASGQKAILFSQWTKTIDKMRPTLERFGPLEYHGKIPHKKREGVIEQFKNDPNSHIILMSYGAGSVGLNLQFCRYVFLFDRWWNPAIEDQAINRAHRIGAAGSVTVSRMMAVNTIEQRIAAVLDQKREMFDMLFADQRDSSKNAAGDGPAKSGPLSQAGGLSRDEIFGLFDLRAPGGKKVA, from the coding sequence GTGTGGTTCCGAAAATCGTCACCGGTTTCTGCTGATCCACTCTCGCCATCGAGTTCGACGCCATCGTCCGCAACCTCGGGCAATCTATCGGACGACGTGACGCAGTCGAATGTCGCGTCGCCGACGCAAACCCGACCGTCGGCTTCATCCCAACGACCCGCGATGACGTGCCAGGTCGATGAAGTCAACAGCTGGGATTGCGCGACAGCCTTCGAGTTGGAAACAAGCGAGTGGACTTTGCCGGCGTTGCAACCGATGCGCGTGCCGATCAAGTTGCCACCGCTTGTCGCAAAGACAACGGGATTTCTGTTCCCGGAATCAGCGTCTTGGATTCCGAAGCCAACCGAGAAACCCACCGACGCGGTTGCCGGTTCGATTGGTCCCGAAGGATCGGGCAAATCCGAGGCCGAACAGGGTAGCAAGAAGCGTTGCAAGTCGATCGGCAAACGTTCGCGAATCAAGCCGCCAAACGACATCGTGAAGCTGCAAGATCGGTTGTATTACCTGTTGCAACCGCCACTTGATTTGTTGGTCGGCAGCGGGCAATTGAATTTCCCGTTTGAACCGTTTCCTTATCAGCTCGACGGAATTGCTTTCCTGTTTCCTCGCTACGCGTGTGTGTTGGCCGATGAGATGGGACTCGGCAAAACCATGCAGGCGATCAGCACGATGCGGATGCTGTTGTGCAGCGGTGAGCTGCGCAGTGTGCTGTTGGTTTGCCCCAAGCCATTGGTCAGCAACTGGCTTCGTGAATTCAGCGTTTGGGCGCCGGAGATTCCGGTGGTTGCCATCGAAGGCAACGCGGCCAAGCGAGAGTTCCAATGGCGTGAACCCAATGTGCCAGTCAAGATCGCCAACTACGAATTGTTGATGCGTGACAAAGACATCGTGCTCGAGGGCGGCTTGCACTTTGACTTGGTGGCCCTTGACGAAGCCCAGCGGATCAAAAACAGCAACAACACGACCAGCGAGATCATCCGCGCGATCCCTCGCACCCGATCATGGGCGTTGACAGGGACACCGGTCGAAAACTCGCCGGATGATCTGGTCGGCATCTTTGATTTTCTCTCGCCCGGATATCTGCAAACCGGGATGCCCATGTCGCAGATGGCCGGCATGGCGGGGGACTACATCTTGCGACGCACCAAGGACATGGTGCTCGATGACATGCCGCCCAAATTGTATCGCGACGCCGATGTGGATCTGACGCCCGAGCAATGGGCTCGCTACGAAACGGCTGAAAAGGAAGGTGTGGTTCACTTGGAGGAGTTGGAGGAATCACTGACCGTCCAACACGTGTTCGAATTGGTGTTGCGACTCAAGCAGATTTGCAATTTCGATCCGGTGACCAATTCGAGCGCCAAACTGCAGCGACTCGAAGCCGACATGGAAGAGGTCGCGGCCAGCGGTCAGAAGGCGATCCTCTTCAGCCAGTGGACAAAGACGATCGACAAGATGCGACCAACGCTCGAACGATTTGGTCCGTTGGAATACCACGGCAAGATCCCGCACAAGAAACGCGAAGGCGTGATTGAACAGTTCAAGAACGATCCCAACAGCCACATCATTTTGATGAGTTACGGGGCCGGCAGCGTTGGGTTGAATCTTCAATTCTGTCGCTATGTTTTCTTGTTTGATCGATGGTGGAATCCCGCGATCGAAGATCAAGCGATCAACCGCGCTCACCGAATTGGTGCGGCCGGCAGTGTGACTGTTTCGCGAATGATGGCGGTCAACACGATCGAGCAACGAATCGCGGCGGTGCTGGACCAAAAACGAGAAATGTTTGACATGCTGTTCGCTGATCAACGCGATTCATCAAAGAACGCAGCCGGCGACGGTCCGGCGAAGTCTGGGCCGTTGTCCCAAGCCGGTGGATTGTCACGAGACGAGATCTTTGGGCTGTTCGACTTGCGAGCCCCCGGCGGCAAAAAGGTGGCCTGA
- a CDS encoding PSD1 and planctomycete cytochrome C domain-containing protein, whose translation MTQRFYLFCIAATWLGTGFGTWSSANAVDFADDIQPILNEHCVACHGGVKQAGDLSFIHRDSALAVIEPGDVDGSYMIDRILADDESEIMPPPEHGAPLTEEKIALLKTWIEEGAKWKQSWGYEPPVTPGVPDVASPDACRQSIDRFVRSTLEEQGIQPAKDAPPHQWLRRVTLDLTGVPPTLAEVESFNQAAKERGDAAYTEKVDELLQSSGYGERWASIWLDQIRYADSRGLGLDGRRNAWKYRDWVIDSLNNDMPFDEFTIKQIAGDLLPDPSVNDFLATTASRLTQTNEEGGTDDEEFRINAVMDRVSTVWQTWQGITFGCVQCHSHPYDPIEHEEFYEFMAFFNNSVDCDLSGEEPLLSVPLANEDEERASELDRRIRSLKQSIWHQEFEAVSDDELDWKHIDSMTASATKQTKVDVEERDGRTEFYTIDTLSNGTTISLECEMPESADKLTAIRLTLLPRNPKTALADSEWGFVLSHLNAVLIGDEDAETQIEFSHVIADEPEPLKHARSSMDPKNSDGFAAFTRIHHPRVAVFLLKEPVEVPKGAKLKLDMSCRQQALGAFPLVVRRGSVDVCSDEKALLAWTDTDLKAQRDELSELSGQRRKIPSVRIPIMLERPEHLARPSHVFIRGLFLTKDQQVQPDVPNSMPPIAGEGPFNRMDLAKWLVDPSNPLTARVTVNRIWARLFGIGLVPTEEDFGSSGERPTHPELLDHLALKFQNEYDWSWKQLIRSIVLSSTYRQDAVMDPKSDLVDPQNRWLARGPRFRMPAEMVRDQALFVSGLLSPEVHGAPVHPPIPDGVWKPFQGGDKWSTPDVGDPDRYRRSIYTYTKRSIPYPMFAAFDAPSREFCTPRRLRSNTPLQALTTLNDVTFVECMQALAKKIEAMDGELEERLAKGFQLVTSRSPTSAEQKILVALYEQAKQQSEQEQDAYEAVASALLNLDEIMSK comes from the coding sequence ATGACACAACGATTTTATCTCTTCTGTATTGCTGCCACTTGGCTTGGAACCGGTTTCGGGACTTGGTCGTCCGCGAATGCCGTCGACTTTGCCGATGACATTCAGCCGATCTTGAACGAGCACTGCGTGGCCTGTCATGGCGGTGTCAAACAAGCCGGTGACCTGTCGTTCATTCATCGCGACAGTGCGCTGGCGGTGATCGAACCGGGCGACGTCGATGGCTCTTACATGATCGATCGGATTCTGGCGGATGACGAATCGGAGATCATGCCACCACCGGAACATGGTGCGCCGCTCACTGAAGAAAAGATCGCCCTGCTCAAGACTTGGATTGAAGAAGGTGCCAAGTGGAAACAATCCTGGGGCTATGAGCCTCCGGTTACCCCCGGAGTTCCTGACGTTGCCAGCCCGGACGCTTGCCGTCAATCGATTGATCGCTTCGTCCGCAGTACGCTCGAAGAACAAGGCATCCAGCCCGCGAAGGATGCCCCGCCGCACCAATGGCTCAGACGAGTCACGTTGGACCTGACCGGTGTGCCACCAACGCTGGCCGAAGTCGAAAGTTTCAACCAAGCCGCGAAGGAACGTGGCGATGCGGCGTACACCGAAAAGGTGGATGAACTGCTTCAGTCATCGGGCTACGGCGAACGCTGGGCATCGATTTGGCTCGATCAAATTCGATATGCCGATAGCCGTGGCCTGGGTTTGGACGGACGTCGCAACGCGTGGAAGTATCGCGACTGGGTAATCGATTCGCTCAACAACGACATGCCGTTTGATGAGTTCACGATCAAGCAAATCGCTGGTGACTTGTTGCCGGATCCTTCGGTCAACGATTTCTTGGCAACCACGGCCAGTCGTTTGACTCAGACCAATGAAGAAGGCGGCACGGACGACGAAGAGTTTCGTATCAACGCGGTGATGGACCGAGTCAGCACCGTTTGGCAAACCTGGCAAGGCATCACGTTCGGTTGCGTCCAGTGTCACAGTCACCCGTACGACCCGATCGAACACGAAGAGTTCTACGAGTTCATGGCATTCTTCAACAACTCGGTCGATTGCGACCTGAGTGGCGAAGAGCCTTTGTTGTCGGTGCCGCTGGCCAATGAAGATGAGGAACGTGCGTCGGAACTGGATCGCCGAATTCGTTCGCTCAAGCAATCGATTTGGCACCAGGAATTTGAAGCGGTCAGCGACGACGAATTGGACTGGAAGCACATCGACTCCATGACCGCGTCGGCCACCAAGCAAACCAAAGTCGACGTCGAAGAACGCGATGGGCGGACGGAGTTCTACACGATCGACACACTGTCCAACGGCACCACGATTTCGCTCGAATGTGAGATGCCTGAGTCGGCCGACAAGCTCACCGCCATCCGTCTGACACTGTTGCCTCGCAATCCCAAAACCGCACTGGCGGATTCCGAATGGGGATTTGTGCTGTCGCATTTGAACGCGGTCTTGATTGGCGACGAAGACGCCGAGACGCAAATCGAATTCTCTCACGTCATCGCTGATGAACCCGAACCGCTGAAGCATGCTCGATCCAGCATGGATCCGAAGAACAGCGACGGATTCGCGGCTTTCACTCGCATTCACCATCCTCGCGTGGCCGTGTTCTTGTTGAAGGAACCAGTTGAGGTCCCTAAGGGGGCAAAGCTCAAGCTCGATATGAGTTGCCGGCAACAAGCCTTGGGGGCGTTCCCCTTGGTCGTTCGTCGTGGCAGTGTTGATGTTTGCTCGGACGAAAAAGCTCTGCTTGCGTGGACGGATACGGACTTGAAGGCACAGCGTGATGAGCTGTCTGAGTTGTCAGGCCAGCGACGCAAGATCCCTTCGGTTCGCATCCCAATCATGTTGGAACGTCCCGAGCATCTGGCTCGCCCCAGCCACGTGTTCATTCGCGGTTTGTTCCTGACGAAGGATCAACAAGTCCAACCGGACGTGCCTAATTCAATGCCACCCATCGCGGGCGAAGGTCCGTTCAACCGGATGGATTTGGCGAAGTGGTTGGTGGATCCGAGTAACCCGCTGACGGCACGCGTGACCGTCAACCGCATCTGGGCTCGTCTGTTTGGAATCGGTTTGGTTCCGACCGAGGAAGACTTTGGTTCCAGTGGCGAACGGCCGACGCATCCTGAGTTGCTCGATCACTTGGCTCTCAAATTCCAGAACGAGTACGACTGGAGTTGGAAGCAACTGATCCGATCCATCGTGTTGTCGAGCACCTACCGACAAGACGCGGTCATGGATCCCAAGTCGGACTTGGTCGATCCGCAAAACCGATGGTTGGCTCGTGGGCCCCGCTTCCGCATGCCCGCCGAAATGGTTCGCGATCAAGCCTTGTTTGTGTCCGGATTGCTTTCCCCGGAAGTGCACGGTGCCCCTGTGCATCCGCCGATTCCCGATGGCGTTTGGAAGCCTTTTCAAGGTGGCGACAAATGGAGCACGCCGGATGTCGGTGACCCCGATCGCTATCGTCGTTCGATTTATACCTACACCAAACGCAGCATCCCGTATCCGATGTTCGCCGCGTTCGATGCCCCTTCTCGTGAGTTCTGCACGCCACGGCGGTTGCGGTCCAACACGCCTCTGCAAGCCTTGACGACACTCAATGACGTCACGTTTGTGGAGTGCATGCAGGCACTGGCAAAGAAGATCGAGGCGATGGATGGGGAACTGGAAGAGCGTTTGGCGAAAGGTTTCCAATTGGTGACTTCTCGGTCGCCAACGTCCGCTGAGCAGAAGATTTTGGTGGCTCTGTACGAGCAAGCCAAGCAACAGTCCGAGCAAGAGCAAGACGCCTACGAAGCTGTCGCGTCTGCCTTGTTGAACCTCGACGAAATCATGAGCAAATAA
- a CDS encoding trypsin-like peptidase domain-containing protein, which yields MGVLLSMGLLAGLTVGTGGDESVRADDLQSVTATSFRSSEASVRDTRSTGRSSRSLRETPTVTAIRRASPSVVNLHGQKTIRTTAASMAGGAPDSFRQVNGMGTGVVIDPRGYVITNYHVVEDVSELNVTLHNGEATRADLIASDPQSDLALVKLRGQGPFPTIPRGHSDDLMIGETVIAIGNAFGYVHTSTEGIISALHRDVPVNETQQYRDLIQTSAGINPGNSGGPLLNIDGEMIGVNVAVRVGAQQIAFAIPIDQVLETVTEMINRHNNRRMVIGMDGSAVSRGGVQVTRLSEGGSAHQAGLQTGDRLVRINQQNIADPLNYELSVLELGPGDPMQVEFERDGEFFQTQLATAVTSQEFGDPAAALAWQVVGVSVRPAGESFVRRMNSRLRTNYRGGLIVTDVRAGSAASEQGITAGDVLLGIHVWQTAGLEDLAEILDQPNIRRGSKAKFYLVRKDQTLYGHLQLASQGNQLTRR from the coding sequence ATGGGTGTGTTGCTGTCGATGGGGTTGCTGGCGGGATTGACCGTTGGTACCGGCGGTGATGAATCGGTGCGAGCCGATGATTTGCAAAGCGTAACGGCGACCAGCTTCCGCAGCAGCGAAGCCAGTGTGCGTGACACACGATCGACCGGTCGGTCATCGCGTTCGTTGCGTGAAACGCCTACGGTGACCGCGATTCGTCGTGCATCACCATCGGTGGTGAACTTGCACGGTCAAAAGACGATCCGAACGACCGCAGCCAGCATGGCGGGCGGGGCACCGGATTCGTTCCGTCAAGTCAATGGCATGGGCACGGGGGTTGTCATCGATCCTCGCGGCTATGTGATCACGAACTATCACGTGGTCGAAGATGTCAGCGAACTCAACGTGACGTTGCACAACGGCGAAGCCACCCGGGCGGACTTGATCGCATCGGATCCGCAAAGCGATTTAGCGTTGGTGAAACTGCGTGGCCAAGGCCCGTTCCCGACCATTCCTCGCGGACACAGCGACGATTTGATGATCGGTGAAACGGTCATCGCAATTGGGAACGCGTTTGGTTATGTGCACACCAGCACCGAAGGCATCATCAGTGCCCTGCACCGTGATGTGCCGGTCAATGAGACACAACAGTATCGCGATCTGATTCAAACCAGTGCTGGCATCAATCCCGGGAACTCCGGCGGCCCGTTGTTGAACATCGACGGCGAAATGATTGGCGTCAACGTTGCCGTTCGTGTTGGTGCCCAGCAGATCGCATTTGCGATTCCAATCGATCAAGTTCTCGAAACCGTCACCGAGATGATCAACCGTCACAACAACCGCCGAATGGTGATTGGGATGGACGGATCCGCCGTTTCTCGCGGTGGCGTGCAAGTGACCCGTTTGTCCGAAGGCGGGTCGGCTCACCAAGCCGGTTTGCAGACGGGCGATCGCTTGGTGCGAATCAATCAACAAAACATTGCTGATCCACTGAACTACGAATTGTCCGTGTTGGAACTCGGCCCGGGCGATCCGATGCAAGTGGAATTTGAACGCGACGGTGAGTTCTTTCAAACTCAATTGGCGACCGCGGTGACGTCGCAAGAGTTCGGTGACCCGGCCGCGGCACTTGCTTGGCAAGTCGTGGGTGTGTCGGTGCGACCGGCGGGCGAGTCGTTTGTTCGCCGCATGAATTCTCGACTGCGAACCAACTACCGCGGCGGTTTGATTGTCACCGATGTCCGTGCCGGTTCCGCTGCCAGCGAACAAGGCATCACGGCTGGCGATGTTCTGCTGGGTATCCATGTTTGGCAAACCGCCGGACTGGAAGATTTGGCCGAGATCCTCGACCAACCCAACATTCGACGCGGTTCCAAGGCCAAGTTCTACCTCGTTCGGAAGGACCAGACTCTATATGGCCATCTTCAATTAGCTTCTCAAGGAAACCAACTGACGCGACGCTAG